Genomic window (Podarcis muralis chromosome 9, rPodMur119.hap1.1, whole genome shotgun sequence):
cttcccccccccatccttttagCACTCCATTCATTTTACTGTTGGATTTATTATATCACAGCTCGGGATTAATTCCACGATTCTGAGATCCACACACCTATTACATAAGGCTGAGTCTCTTTTTCATGAATTCATGTGCCCCCTTTGagaaaacaagcaaaaacaatgaCCTGCTTCCAAGTAGAGCATCTTCCATCCCCTCAGCTGCTGTCCTACCCTCTCTTCctggggagtaagccccacaggACACAGCGAGAATTACTTCTGTTCTGAGTAAAGATGCAGAAGATTGAACAGTTAGTCACTTTTGTTGACTTTCCCGCACCTTCCTCAGAGCCTTAGGCTGCGTTcataccatatacagtggtacctcgggttacatacacttcaggttacatacgcttcaggttacagactccgctaacccagaaatagtacttcaggttaagaactttacctcaggatgagaacagaaatcgtgctcctgcagcgcggcggcagcaggaggccccattagctaaagtggtgcttcaggttaagaacagtttcaggttaagaatggacctccggaacgaattaagtacttaacccgaggtacgactgtatttaaagcacccccccaaaggatcctgggaagtgtagtttgttaaggatgctgagcatTGTACCTTTGTGAGGGGAAACCACAGTTCGGGGAGAGgaagtgctttcaatgtatggtgtatacAAGCTGAGGTAATCAGAACTGCGCACAGCCCTGATATGGCCAATACTGATTTCAAGGTGGCACTAGCTGAAATATTTTCAATCATCCCTAACACTTCTGCAGTAGGATCTGAATTCTTCTAACTATTCCACCTTGTTCTCACAGTTCTGGGGTGGATATCCATTCACAAGGCCCTGGTTCCCCTTCTGCGTTAGCCAAGCTCTGCGATGTTGCACACTGAATGCCAACATTGGTTTTTTGTATTGTTAAAGGTTGCCAAGCATCATCATAAACACCACGCTCACGGGCATCACCACCATCACTCAcatagccaggagcacagccAGGAGCATGTGAACAGCCACGAGTCTCAAGAGCATCAGGAGTCCTCCCAGCCGGTACGAAGCCTTTCTTCTCCATCAAGTTAAAGAATCAAGATGTGGTTGTACCCAGCTAAGTTCCACTCACATTGAAATCAAGGGACCAAGATTTGGCccacccattcatttcaatgggtccattCTGAGTACAACCAACATTTTATATAACCTATACTGTACtgagtgggatgcaggtggcactgtggtctaaaccacagagcctagggcttgccgatcagaaggtcagtggttcgaatccctgctcctgttgttcggtcccagctcctgcccacctagcaggtcaaaagcacattaagtgcaagtagataaataggtaccacttcgatgggaaggtaaacaacgtttccatgcgctgctctggttcgccagaagcggcttagtcatgctggctgcggaCAAAGGCtgcctccctcggcctatagagcgagatgagagcgcaaccccagagttgtccatgactggacctaacagtcaggggtacttttacttttATACTGTACTGTAATGCCAAGAGGGGACAGTAGGGTTGAATCTAGAGCCAGTACTCTTCTATCCATGTAGGTAGGCAACCATTCAGATAATTTGCTCTTGTTCTTGGTCCAAGAGAATTTCAGCAGAGATAATTTTCCACAGACCTGGTTGGATAAAATTCCAACCtagctgcaattctgtgcatacTTACCTGGAAATAGGTtcaactgaactcagtgggactgtaTTCCAAGTAAAGATGCATAGGATCAACGTGGAAATCCCACTGGGcattagtcatgactaacttttAGCTTGCCTCGGACTCCGTATTGGTTCCTAGATTTAATTTTTGGTCACTTTTCTATTCATTTTGTGTTTCtagtttgtattttttatatatatactttcCAATTGAATCCAAACCCAAACACCTATCCATCGCTTGACCAGAAAGAGATCATAAGGAAATTCCTGCCACCTCCATCCTCTTCtcaacagaagccaaccagatagTTCTGGGAAGCCTCCAGGCATTGCTTAAAGGCAATAGCTCTCCCTCTGTGCTTGTCCTCTGGTATTCTGAGCTTCCCTGCCTCTAAATCCAGAGGTTCCAGTTAGCTGTCAAGGATAAGAGCCCTTTATAGACCTACCCTTCttgcatttgtctaatcttctccTAAAGCCATCTGAGCCACTGGCCATCACTCTATTGTGTAGCAGCAAATCCCATTAGTCAGCCATGCAGTGCGCAGAGACGTTTTGTCTGTCCTAAAACTACtcatttgactttttttttaattcagtgggatcatggtgtgtgtgtatgtgtgtgtgtaaaacaagcCTTCACAAAATAACTGTTTCatttccaggcctctctgtcttccGAAGAAAGCGATGAGATCACTGAGCAACAGGTAGGTTTTCCTCCAACCATGTGCATCTTAAGTACGAAACCCCTGCGTCAGTGCTGCCACTAGAAGGATTGTACAACAGGGATGAGGAGCCTATGGCTCTCCCCAgcgttgttggacttcaactcccatcaagcctcagccagcattaccaattgtcagggctgatgggagccacaGTCCAACAAAATTTTGGAAGGCTGCAGGctctccatccctgctgtagaataTTGTTTCATCCATGTGCCTTTCACTTCCCTGCcgcagaatattttttcttaCATCCACGTGCCCTTCACTTCCATCCATCGCAGATCACTGTTCCCCCCAGTGcgggaaccacaggagggagtTTACATGGCCTGGGGTGGGGGACGAGAACCTGTATATTAGGAAACAGAGATTGAGTTTGTATTAGTGTTGCAAGACAAGGGCTGGAAAAGCCATCTGCAGAGGACACTCAGCAGACAGTATGGGTGCCTAACTAATTCTCCCCTCCACAtaccacatgttgttgtttagtcgtttagtcgtgtctgactcttcgtgaccccatggaccagagcatgccaagcactcttgtcttccactgcctcctgcagtttggtcaaactcatgctggtagctttgagaacactgtccaaccatctcgtcctccatcatccccttctccttgtgccctccatctttcccaacatcagggtcttttccagggagtcttctcttctcatgaggtggccaaagtcttggagcctcagcttcaggatctgtccttccagtgagcactcagggctgatttccttcagaatggataggtttgatcttcttgcagtccatgggactctcaagagtctcctccagcaccataattcaatagcatcaattctttggcgatcagctttctttatggtccagctctcacttccatacatcactacatacCTCCCAATATTTTcacctctttccctccccctagGCTTGTGTTCGTGTTGTGCAGTCATCAGGCGCACCCAGACCTATAAAcatgttttgagtgttacatcTCTGCGTCCTGTAATATTGAGTTGCTTCTCTTTCCTTGCAGACCCTTCTGGTGCCTCAAAGCGAGAGCAAGGAAGATGACGATGACCACAGTGATGTGGACGATGATGACCATGACGATTCGGATGAGTCGGATGAGTCACACGAAAACGGCGCCACAGATTACCCTACTGAGGCTCCCTTTTCCTTGCCTGTCACTCCTGAGGTCTTTACTGGCAGAGGAGATGTACCTTATGGAATCAAGGCAAAAGTTGACCTGGTACATTATGAGGACTCAGTAAAGGCACACAAAAGATCTGGAAAGGTAAATGCTACAGATGTACTGTAAGTAAAAAGAGCTAGGCAGTTGACCTCTTTAGAAATATATAATCCACCTGCCGTTGTTACGGTTCACACATTTTTGCCAGTGGAATTCTTACTCTATGGCCATCATGGTTTAATTCCCCCGGGGCAGCAATGCTATGGTACGTCTGGGTGTTCTTTTTTAGAACCCTAAGCAACTCATTCTCCTTCCATTCATCTTCCCTAACCGCATAAGAGGAAGGAAATGTTCAGTTTTAAAAGTCCATCTGTCTCACAGAAGCTTCTGCAAGCCGGAGATATTCAAAACATTGCATATTTGAAAAGTATCGCTTGTGGTTGCTGTGAAGGTGCCAGTTGAAACAGGAAGCAAGATGTTGCAAAGAAGGCTTGGAAGGAAAAGTAGTAATGCTCTTTTAGGAAACTCCCtgcctaaaataaaaataataaaaatctggtGGATAGACTTCACAAAAGTCCTAGCAATCCcaggaaagaaaagcaaaatcTCTGGGATTCCCAGTCTTAAAATTTAGTTAACCGAgacatgtttgtttttgtttggaagCATGAAAActccagaagaaaaagaaattttgCTGGGTTCCCCAATAAAAtgttcaattaaaaataaaacgtaAGGTCGCTATAAAGTTATCTGACCTACCCAGCCCTGTTCTGTGCCACTATAACTATCTGGGCATAATAAATTTAGGAACTGTAGAATGGTGAAGGTACTTTGGATTGTTGATtgtgtctatttatttatttttaaatgctgattttattttataatgtagTTTATTCTTTATTAGGAAGCCACCCTGGGTATTACAGGGTAGAAGCAACAAACTGAACTGCTAAGAATGTTCTGCTAGAGATTCCTAGGTGTGTGTCATCCTAGGGATGGGGAGCAATTCGTTCAATCTGCTTTTCACAGCAGATTTTCTGGTGCAGTTTTGGCACACAAAATGTGTGCATACAATATGTATTATAACCTACAACCtgcacacagaaatgcatatgtATTTCAGATGAGAGGACTGAAAAGCACATATTTTATCTtcttaaaagtgggggggggggttcataaaaagtgtgtaaaaaaatatatgtacaaTTTATATGTGGACCTTTCATGCATTCTTTCAAAAAATGAGAACTAAACGGGACAGACCTTTGCCTGAGCACCAGAGGCACTGATAACTGTATACCCATCATACATCAAATGTATACAGCCCCGtccacaaagaatcatgggaactttagtttacccctcagagagctacagttcccagcacccttaacaaactgtaattcccaatattctttgtgACTCAGTCGTGGAGGTGATCGAGATTTATTGTCTTCTGTTAGAAGACAAGGATCcagagatcacgctaagggtggccaaattttgcgcggctgccataaaactcagggaacaagctgtgcaaCTACTAAGAGCTCAGATGCAAACTCTAGATAATATTTTAGAGATTAAGACCTAAACCACATTTcgtattgtttattattatatttgattGTTAATCCAAATTTAATTCTATGGTGTTTTATGCTCGTTTAGTATGGTATGTAAAACTGGTCTGGGgctgtaattatatatatatatatatataatattcttTGCGGTGGGGTGGTTTAAAGGCGTGGTGAGTATGCAGCCAGAAACAGGGTGAAATTAGGCTTCTCTGTCCATTCCTACAGCTTCCTGAAGAAAGAGGATGACTGCTACACctgtttaaggctgcaatcctatacacacatacCTGAGAGTAAAGTCCACGTGAATGCcatggggtttacttccaagtaggcatAGCATTGTAGCCAATGTTTGTCCTACTCAGAGtcgtcccattgaaattaatagacatggctaACTTGGGTTCGTTCAGTGGGTCTGCTATAAGTAAAACGTAGTTGGAGACAACATTTGTTCTGTGAGTCAAAACTGTAGCTTACCCTCCTGTTTCTGGGTGGCTATTTATTGTCTTCCATTTGTGGGCCTTGCAGTTTGATTCTCGTGATGTTTCGGATGACGTGGACAGCACCCCAGACGTGGAGAGCCGTGAATCCCATTCCGCCAAGTCACATTCTCTCGAAAGCCACGACACAAGCCTTGAAAGTGATGATGCAAGTCACCTGAGAGACAGCCAAGAGGTCCACGATAAAAGCACAGAGAATGACAGCCGCCAGAAACTTGAGAGTGCTGAGGAACCCCATGACAACAGTGACCACGATGACAGCCACGTATCCATGGAAAGCCATGACAGCAGAGAGTATAAGAAGGCCCTCAGTGGGGTACTCCAAGAGAAACATCATGACCATGATGCTGACAGTGTCAGCAACCAAACTTTCGAAAGCGCTGAGGATCACCACAGTGCTGAGGATCACCGCAGCGCTGAGGACCACCACCACAGCGCTGAGGATCACCACCACAGCACTGAAGAGCACGACCTCAGCACTGAAGATCACCACCACAGCACTGAGGATCATCACCACAGCGCTGAGGACCACCACAGCATTGAGGACAATGAGGTCACCCTCTAAGTGGATAAACAGGCAGGCTCCTGTCTCCACGCCTATCTAAGAGCACTCCCCAGATTTTTCGCATGTGTGGGTGCAGCTAGGATTGGAGCCCAAATTCATAACAGGTGGCTTTttctgggaatttttttttaatttgttttgctgAGTGCGTGAAGGAGAGAAGTGTGAGAAAGGCAATGCAATTTCTACTTGAATGTTTGCTCCCAATTCTATGCATATCACACGTTTGATTTCAGCAATCATAGCAGTTATCGGCAGCAGTATTAACCAGGCAAATGCAGAGCCTGATCCAacacatgtttacttggaagtaagccccactgattttgGTGCATGCTTACTGCTAGGTAAACATGCTGAGGATGTCAACCTTAAATGTGCAGTACTAGCTGTCCTGTCCATTATAGAACTGTAAGCCCTTCTTGCTGCATATTTTTCCTGCTCTGTCTCATAGGGGGTTGTGATggagttgagagagagagagaaagagagagagagaaatctagcTTTACAATCAGAGTGAATGTTGCATCTCATGATACTGTAGTACCAAAGGATTTACTGTTGCAATGTATATTTTGTTGACAATTGTGagttaaataaaaagacaaaacCTTATATGCCTAGGACTCAGCATGTGTTCTTATCATAggaataccttggttttcaaacagcttagttctcgaacgttttggctcccgaacgccgcaaacctggaagtgactgttctggtttgcaaactatttttggaagccaaatgtccgacggggcttccgattggttttgtttccaaatgttttggaagtcgaacggacttccggaacggattccgttcaacttccaagatatgactgtataggaagttgccttctgccattggttcatctagctcagtattgtgtacatTGAGTGTAGATGCTTTCTGGATATCAGActgaggtctctcccagccctacctagagataccagggattgaacctgagatcttctgccagcaaagcagatactctgtcGCTGAGCTATATGCTAAGAGACCAGTGTGGTCTTCTCACCAGACCTCATATGTTGGTTCCGTCTTTTAAAATTACTTGCAGAACTCTTCTG
Coding sequences:
- the LOC114604399 gene encoding uncharacterized protein LOC114604399; the protein is MLKIVVLCMCLFAIALAAPVGKHHGDSKSSEDYHVAKHHHKHHAHGHHHHHSHSQEHSQEHVNSHESQEHQESSQPASLSSEESDEITEQQTLLVPQSESKEDDDDHSDVDDDDHDDSDESDESHENGATDYPTEAPFSLPVTPEVFTGRGDVPYGIKAKVDLVHYEDSVKAHKRSGKFDSRDVSDDVDSTPDVESRESHSAKSHSLESHDTSLESDDASHLRDSQEVHDKSTENDSRQKLESAEEPHDNSDHDDSHVSMESHDSREYKKALSGVLQEKHHDHDADSVSNQTFESAEDHHSAEDHRSAEDHHHSAEDHHHSTEEHDLSTEDHHHSTEDHHHSAEDHHSIEDNEVTL